In Sporichthya polymorpha DSM 43042, a genomic segment contains:
- a CDS encoding TetR/AcrR family transcriptional regulator, with the protein MTRRRMSAADRREQLLDVTLDVVRAEGFYAATIDRVAREAGVTRTLIYSQFGHLPGLVSALVDRETATAMLGLAEALAPLPDDADFVEVAEALLRATVAAVQRAPRSWAILLNPPEGGPPELHERIAAGRALARAHVQALLISRLPDEIADPELAAHIHQMLGEELVRLHVRDPERYPLTRMVRQIRESATGTFAAHTRRARR; encoded by the coding sequence GTGACCCGTCGTCGGATGTCCGCCGCGGACCGTCGGGAGCAGCTGCTCGACGTGACGCTGGACGTCGTTCGCGCCGAGGGGTTCTACGCCGCCACCATCGACCGCGTCGCCCGCGAGGCCGGCGTGACGCGGACGCTGATCTACTCCCAGTTCGGTCATCTGCCCGGTCTCGTCTCCGCCCTCGTCGACCGCGAGACCGCGACCGCGATGCTCGGCCTGGCGGAGGCCCTCGCGCCGTTGCCCGACGACGCCGACTTCGTCGAGGTGGCCGAGGCGCTGCTGCGCGCGACCGTGGCCGCCGTCCAGCGCGCCCCGCGCAGCTGGGCGATCCTGCTCAACCCGCCCGAGGGCGGGCCACCCGAGCTCCACGAGCGCATCGCCGCCGGCCGCGCCCTGGCGCGCGCCCACGTGCAGGCGCTGCTGATCAGCCGACTGCCGGACGAGATCGCCGACCCCGAACTCGCCGCGCACATCCATCAGATGCTCGGCGAGGAACTGGTCCGCCTCCACGTGCGGGACCCCGAGCGCTACCCCCTGACCCGAATGGTCCGTCAGATCCGCGAGAGCGCCACCGGCACCTTCGCGGCGCACACGAGGAGGGCCCGCCGATGA
- a CDS encoding oxygenase MpaB family protein, with protein sequence MTTTEPRAAKSEAKVGAPLGPGSLTWKYHGDRRGLLFLWRTGTLQNMHPAVNSALQQKSNFFDNPWDRLFRSIPPILGVVYDDRPDDTGAQVRDFHREIKGDDDGHGRCWSALSPDTFWWTHVTFVETILAINEFFGTPLTDEEKDQLVKEGVTWWRRYGLSERPVIDNWADFEAYFHHMLDHELEHNATTRWAVTADQQSIPAPPGIPGPVWKVLEWPTSRFNRWLGAGLMPPKAREILGLEWRTRDQVALRVMGEVVRRTWPLLPAKVRLNPRAYDAIKRAEAA encoded by the coding sequence ATGACGACCACCGAACCCCGCGCAGCGAAGTCCGAGGCGAAGGTCGGGGCCCCGCTCGGTCCCGGTTCGCTGACGTGGAAGTACCACGGCGACCGCCGCGGTCTCCTGTTTCTGTGGCGCACCGGCACGCTGCAGAACATGCACCCCGCGGTGAACTCCGCGTTGCAGCAGAAGTCGAACTTCTTCGACAACCCGTGGGACCGGCTGTTCCGGTCGATCCCGCCGATCCTCGGCGTCGTCTACGACGACCGGCCCGACGACACCGGCGCGCAGGTGCGCGACTTCCACCGCGAGATCAAGGGCGACGACGACGGGCACGGCCGCTGCTGGTCCGCGCTGAGCCCCGACACGTTCTGGTGGACCCACGTCACCTTCGTCGAGACCATTCTCGCGATCAACGAGTTCTTCGGGACTCCGCTGACCGACGAGGAGAAGGACCAGTTGGTCAAGGAGGGCGTCACGTGGTGGCGCCGCTACGGCCTCTCCGAGCGCCCGGTGATCGACAACTGGGCCGACTTCGAGGCCTACTTCCACCACATGCTCGACCACGAGCTCGAGCACAACGCGACCACACGCTGGGCGGTGACCGCGGACCAGCAGTCCATCCCGGCGCCGCCCGGCATCCCCGGCCCGGTCTGGAAGGTCCTGGAGTGGCCGACGTCCCGGTTCAACCGCTGGCTCGGTGCCGGCCTGATGCCGCCGAAGGCCCGGGAGATCCTCGGCCTCGAGTGGCGGACCCGCGACCAGGTCGCGCTGCGGGTGATGGGCGAGGTCGTCCGCCGGACGTGGCCGCTGCTCCCGGCGAAGGTGCGCCTCAACCCCCGCGCATACGATGCGATCAAGCGGGCCGAGGCGGCCTGA
- a CDS encoding ester cyclase produces the protein MSGNVAIVEQAIECLNNGDLDGYMSMYSPDAQFVGYPAEVPPNYEGVKAFYADLLRALGQLEVEPIDLFAAGERVVARFTLSGFHNEELLGAAPTKHGVSVEGLTILYFVDGKVLHRVNRIDELSFLNQIGVIPTPGATSTG, from the coding sequence ATGAGCGGCAACGTGGCCATCGTCGAGCAGGCGATCGAGTGCCTCAACAACGGCGACCTCGACGGCTACATGTCGATGTACAGCCCCGACGCGCAGTTCGTCGGCTATCCCGCCGAGGTTCCCCCGAACTACGAGGGCGTCAAGGCGTTCTACGCCGACCTGCTCCGCGCCCTCGGCCAGCTCGAGGTCGAACCGATCGACCTCTTCGCCGCCGGTGAGCGCGTCGTCGCCCGGTTCACCCTCTCCGGTTTCCACAACGAGGAACTTCTCGGCGCGGCACCGACCAAGCACGGCGTCTCCGTCGAGGGCCTGACGATCCTGTACTTCGTCGACGGCAAGGTTCTGCACCGCGTGAACCGGATCGACGAGCTGTCGTTCCTCAACCAGATCGGCGTCATCCCAACCCCGGGCGCGACCAGCACCGGCTGA
- a CDS encoding trans-sulfuration enzyme family protein, which translates to MPGPQELSRETLAVVAGRPDRTPDAPLNQPLVQASVFHAGGDIEYGRHGNPTWSAFETAIGALEGGLGLVFPSGLAAAGAIVSLVPADAVVVVPRHAYLGTLGQLGVAEGRTGLTLRQVDVADTDQVVAACDGADLVLIESPTNPALEVADLPAVCAAGRAAGALVAVDNTFATPFGQNPLALGADVVMHSATKFLAGHSDAVVGAVVCTDAGLRDRMKEHRRLSGTAAGVLETWLALRGMRTLHLRLERAAANAAVLAPRLAAHPACKRVRYPGLPDDPGHARAAAQMRTFGAILSVEFADGPTAEAFCAATKLWVNATSLGAVESTLERRRRWAGESPSIPEGLVRLSTGVEDAEDLWADLEQALDSLG; encoded by the coding sequence ATGCCGGGGCCGCAGGAGCTCTCGCGCGAGACGCTCGCCGTCGTCGCGGGCCGACCGGACCGCACCCCGGACGCTCCGCTCAACCAGCCGCTGGTGCAGGCATCGGTCTTCCACGCCGGCGGCGACATCGAGTACGGCCGGCACGGCAACCCGACGTGGTCGGCGTTCGAGACCGCGATCGGCGCGCTCGAGGGCGGACTCGGACTCGTGTTCCCGTCGGGGCTGGCCGCCGCCGGCGCGATCGTGAGCCTCGTGCCGGCCGATGCGGTCGTCGTCGTGCCGCGCCACGCGTACCTCGGGACGCTCGGGCAGCTGGGCGTCGCGGAGGGCCGCACCGGCCTGACGCTGCGCCAGGTCGACGTCGCCGACACCGACCAGGTCGTCGCGGCCTGCGACGGCGCGGACCTGGTGCTGATCGAGTCGCCGACCAACCCGGCCCTCGAGGTCGCCGACCTGCCCGCGGTGTGCGCGGCCGGCCGCGCCGCCGGCGCGCTGGTCGCCGTCGACAACACGTTCGCGACGCCGTTCGGGCAGAACCCGCTCGCGCTCGGCGCCGACGTGGTCATGCACTCCGCGACGAAGTTCCTCGCCGGGCACAGCGACGCCGTCGTCGGCGCGGTCGTGTGCACCGACGCCGGTCTGCGCGACCGGATGAAGGAGCACCGCCGACTCTCCGGCACCGCGGCCGGCGTCCTCGAGACGTGGCTCGCGCTGCGCGGCATGCGCACCCTGCACCTGCGCCTGGAACGCGCGGCGGCCAACGCGGCGGTTCTCGCGCCGCGGCTCGCGGCCCACCCCGCGTGCAAGCGCGTCCGCTACCCCGGGCTGCCCGACGATCCCGGCCACGCCCGCGCGGCCGCGCAGATGCGCACCTTCGGCGCGATCCTGTCCGTCGAGTTCGCCGACGGCCCGACCGCCGAGGCGTTCTGCGCCGCAACGAAGCTCTGGGTGAACGCGACCAGCCTCGGTGCGGTGGAGTCGACGCTCGAACGCCGCCGGCGCTGGGCCGGTGAGTCGCCGTCGATCCCGGAGGGGCTGGTCCGCCTCTCCACCGGTGTCGAGGACGCCGAGGACCTGTGGGCCGACCTGGAGCAGGCGCTCGACTCCCTGGGCTGA
- a CDS encoding IclR family transcriptional regulator domain-containing protein produces MVDASGVGVLDKAAAVLNALEAGPATLASLVAATGLARPTAHRLAVALEHHRLLSRDMQGRFVLGPRLGELAAAAGEDRLLAAAPAVLAHLRDITGESAQLYRRQGDHRICVAAAERLSGLRDTVPVGESLPMTAGSAAQVLLAWEEPERLHRGLQGARFEATTLAAVRRRGWAQSVSEREAGVASVSAPVRGPNNRVVAAVSVSGPIDRLSRQPGRLHAAAVTAAAEKLSEVLRRAAGGDLSPAPERTPTRPVGRRPARPGRTGGR; encoded by the coding sequence TTGGTCGATGCCAGCGGAGTTGGCGTGCTGGACAAGGCCGCGGCCGTCCTGAACGCCCTGGAGGCCGGGCCGGCCACGCTCGCCTCGCTGGTGGCCGCGACCGGGCTTGCCCGTCCGACCGCGCACCGGCTGGCCGTCGCGCTCGAGCATCACCGGTTGCTGTCGCGGGACATGCAGGGCCGGTTCGTCCTTGGTCCGCGGCTCGGTGAGCTCGCCGCCGCGGCGGGTGAGGACCGTCTGCTGGCCGCGGCGCCCGCGGTGCTCGCGCACCTGCGCGACATCACCGGGGAGAGCGCGCAGCTCTACCGGCGCCAGGGCGACCACCGCATCTGCGTCGCGGCGGCAGAGCGCCTGTCCGGTCTGCGCGACACCGTGCCCGTCGGGGAGTCGCTGCCGATGACCGCCGGCTCCGCCGCGCAGGTGCTGCTCGCGTGGGAGGAGCCCGAGCGTCTGCACCGCGGACTGCAGGGCGCGCGCTTCGAGGCCACGACACTCGCCGCGGTGCGCCGCCGCGGTTGGGCGCAGAGTGTCTCCGAGCGCGAGGCCGGCGTCGCGTCGGTGTCCGCGCCCGTGCGCGGTCCGAACAACCGCGTCGTCGCCGCCGTTTCGGTGTCGGGCCCGATCGACCGGTTGAGCCGGCAGCCCGGGCGGCTGCACGCCGCCGCCGTCACCGCCGCGGCCGAGAAACTCAGCGAGGTGCTGCGCCGCGCGGCGGGCGGCGACCTCTCCCCCGCCCCGGAACGCACGCCCACTCGTCCCGTCGGTCGTCGACCCGCGCGGCCGGGCCGAACCGGGGGCCGCTGA
- the leuC gene encoding 3-isopropylmalate dehydratase large subunit has protein sequence MGRTLAEKIWDAHVVRRADNEPDLLYIDLHLVHEVTSPQAFDGLRAAGRPVRRPDLTLATEDHNTPTLDIDKPIADPVSRAQIEALRRNAAEFGVRIHSLGDIDQGIVHVVGPQLGITQPGMTIVCGDSHTSTHGAFGALAFGIGTSQVEHVLATQTLPLDRPKTMSVTVNGTLPAGVTAKDIILAVIAEIGTGGGQGYVIEYRGEAIRNLSMEGRLTVCNMSIEAGARAGLVAPDDVTFEYVKGRPHAPSGAEWDAAVAAWRELYTDDDATFDKEVVLDASTLTPFVTWGTNPGQGAPLGSNVPDPASFADPSERTAAERALEYMGLTAGQPLRDISVDTVFLGSCTNGRIEDLRAAADVIKGHKVADGVRMLVVPGSARVRLQAESEGLDTIFKEAGAEWRFAGCSMCLGMNPDTLSPGERSASTSNRNFEGRQGKGGRTHLVSPLVAAATAVTGHLSSPADLAAAK, from the coding sequence ATGGGGCGCACCCTCGCCGAGAAGATCTGGGACGCGCACGTCGTACGTCGTGCGGACAACGAGCCCGATCTGTTGTACATCGACCTGCACCTGGTCCACGAGGTGACCAGCCCGCAGGCCTTCGACGGTCTCCGGGCTGCCGGCCGTCCGGTCCGTCGACCGGACCTCACCCTGGCGACCGAGGACCACAACACCCCGACGCTCGACATCGACAAGCCGATCGCCGACCCGGTGTCGCGCGCCCAGATCGAGGCGCTGCGTCGCAACGCCGCCGAGTTCGGCGTACGCATCCACTCGCTCGGCGACATCGACCAGGGCATCGTCCACGTCGTCGGCCCGCAGCTGGGCATTACCCAGCCCGGCATGACGATCGTGTGCGGCGACTCGCACACCTCGACGCACGGTGCCTTCGGTGCCCTCGCCTTCGGTATCGGCACCAGCCAGGTCGAGCACGTGCTCGCGACGCAGACGCTGCCCCTCGACCGGCCGAAGACGATGTCGGTCACCGTGAACGGGACGCTGCCCGCCGGCGTGACGGCAAAGGACATCATCCTCGCGGTCATCGCCGAGATCGGCACCGGCGGCGGGCAGGGCTACGTCATCGAGTACCGCGGCGAGGCGATCCGCAACCTGTCGATGGAAGGCCGCCTGACGGTCTGCAACATGTCGATCGAGGCGGGCGCGCGTGCCGGTCTCGTCGCGCCGGACGACGTCACCTTCGAGTACGTGAAGGGTCGGCCGCACGCGCCGTCCGGTGCGGAGTGGGACGCCGCCGTCGCCGCCTGGCGCGAGCTCTACACCGACGACGACGCGACCTTCGACAAGGAGGTCGTGCTCGACGCCTCGACGCTGACCCCGTTCGTGACGTGGGGCACCAACCCGGGCCAGGGCGCACCGCTCGGCTCGAACGTGCCCGACCCGGCGAGCTTCGCCGACCCGAGCGAGCGCACCGCCGCGGAGCGGGCGCTGGAGTACATGGGACTCACCGCGGGTCAGCCGCTGCGCGACATCTCGGTCGACACCGTGTTCCTCGGGTCGTGCACCAACGGCCGCATCGAGGACCTGCGCGCCGCCGCCGACGTGATCAAGGGTCACAAGGTCGCCGACGGCGTCCGCATGCTCGTCGTGCCCGGCTCGGCGCGGGTGCGATTGCAGGCGGAGTCCGAGGGACTCGACACGATCTTCAAGGAGGCCGGTGCCGAGTGGCGCTTCGCCGGCTGCTCGATGTGCCTCGGCATGAACCCCGACACGTTGTCGCCGGGGGAGCGGAGCGCGTCCACGTCCAACCGGAACTTCGAGGGCCGGCAGGGCAAGGGCGGTCGTACGCACCTGGTCTCGCCGCTCGTGGCCGCGGCCACCGCGGTCACCGGCCACCTGTCGTCCCCGGCCGACCTGGCCGCCGCGAAGTAG
- the leuD gene encoding 3-isopropylmalate dehydratase small subunit: MEAFTTHTGRMIPLRRSNVDTDQIIPAVYLKRITRDGFEDGLFAEWRKDPEFVLNAPERAGATVLVAGPDFGTGSSREHAVWALQNYGFRVVISSRFADIFRGNSLKGGLLTVQLPQDVVDRLWEATETDASTTVTVDLQTRTVTCGDLSVGFEIDDYTRWRLLEGLDDIGLTLRHEGDVAAFETKRPPYLPKTLPIPSSLSS; the protein is encoded by the coding sequence ATGGAAGCCTTCACCACCCACACCGGCCGGATGATCCCGCTGCGGCGCAGCAACGTCGACACCGACCAGATCATCCCCGCCGTCTACCTCAAGCGGATCACGCGCGACGGTTTCGAGGACGGGCTCTTCGCCGAGTGGCGCAAGGACCCCGAGTTCGTCCTCAACGCGCCCGAGCGCGCGGGCGCGACGGTGCTCGTCGCCGGCCCCGACTTCGGCACCGGTTCCTCCCGCGAGCACGCGGTCTGGGCACTGCAGAACTACGGCTTCCGGGTCGTCATCTCGTCGCGCTTCGCCGACATCTTCCGCGGCAACTCGCTCAAGGGTGGTCTGCTCACCGTTCAGCTGCCGCAGGACGTCGTCGACCGGCTCTGGGAGGCGACCGAAACTGACGCCTCGACCACCGTCACCGTCGACCTCCAGACCCGCACCGTGACGTGTGGCGACCTGTCCGTCGGGTTCGAGATCGACGACTACACGAGGTGGCGTCTGCTCGAGGGACTTGATGACATTGGTCTCACGTTGCGCCACGAGGGGGATGTCGCCGCATTCGAGACGAAACGGCCTCCGTACCTCCCGAAGACGTTGCCGATCCCGTCCTCGCTCTCGTCGTAG